The genome window AATTGCGCAAAATATTGCGCGTGATTTGGATTTGCGTTATTGCGGAATCGATATTATTTCGCAAAAACCGTTATCAGAAAAATCCGGCAAGTATGTGGTGCTGGAGGTGAACGCTTCCCCCGGGATCAGCGGGTTCGCGATGAGCGGAAAAACGCAAAAGAAAAAGGCGGAAGAAATTTACGAAAAGATATTTCTGAAGATAATTTAGGTTTTTATCAGGGACCGACCCAGTCTACAGGGACGGTCCCAGTAAAAAAAGATTGTAAATTTTTTCCTTAAAGGAATAGGATGAATGGGTAGGGGGCAAACTGTTCCTTCTTTTATTGCGGAGCCGAAAAATGACCACAGTTTGTGCAGAGCAATTAGTGCTGGAAGATGCCGTTGCGTCACATCACCAAGTTTGCCATTGTCATTTGGCGGCCGGTGGCAGATTCCATTTGCCAAAAGGGGAACCGAAGAAATGTGATGTTGCTGGTTGTAACAACACGGTACACAACGGCTTAAGGTTTTGTCTTGATTGTGCGGTGGAACTTGGGAGGTGTCAGATTTGCAACGCCGGGATCACGCACTAGTCGACTGCTGGGATTACCCCGGCAGTTTTTTATTCAATAAAAAAATCGCCCTTGGATTGGGCGATCGGTTTTCTTTTGTTATCGTGGGCGTAACATCCACCACAGACAGCGCCAGAACGATGCGGTGGGCAACTTGGCAATGGATTCGGGAACCGGAACTTGGTGACTCTTGATCGTCATCTTGGTCTTTTCGATGGCGATTTCCATCCACCCGCATCCCGGCCACCAGAGTGGCGTGACCGATGGGCAGGTGTGGCTGACGCGCAAGAATGGGTCGCGGGTGACGGTTCCTAAAGCGCGAATAAACTTGGTGAATTTCGGATCGTGCCGATGGCCGTGGATGAAGGCTTTGCAGGTTTTTGAAGCACCACTAAGCAAGGGCTTCATTTTATTCGGTAGAAACGGTTCGTGCGCGAAAAGGATCCACGGTGTCTCCGAAAGTTCCGCAATTTTCGTGGCGACGACACGTTCTTGGCGTTCTTGAATGTGCAAGAGATCATTATCGCTTCCAGAATAGGAAGCAATCGGGGAACAGATGCCGAGCAGACAAAAATCGTTGTACCGCTCGAACCACCAGAGGTCGCCGAAAATTTCAACGCAATTGATCAGGCTGGAGTAGCTCATTCCACTGCCGGGAAGTGATCCCGGGTGCGCGTAGCCGGTATCGTGTCCGCCAAGACAGAAATGAAGATTGTGTGTTGTTTCATTCAGTTGTTTCACGCACTTTTTTGCCAAATCAATCACGGATTGATCGACGAGACCGCGTTCTTGCCAGCCACCGGTGGCGTCTCCTGTATGTATCAGGGCAGTCCATTTTTCGTCATTTTGGCAAACAGCACTCATAACGACGGTGTTGGCTTCAGCAATTCCGTTGCGTAAGTCGTCGTACAGTCTACATGCTTGCGTGACAGTAAGTTTATCCAGTTGATGGGGGAAAAGTGATCGGCTTTCAAGGCCTTCGGGGGCCAGGTGAGTATCTGAAATAACCGCGATGCGAGTAGTTTTCACAGTATTCTCCTTGTGAAAAGGGCGGGGTCTTCAAACAAAAAAATCAGAACTGACTAAGTAATTTAGTATAGATAATGGTTTGTGTCAAATTACGTCGGGTCGGACTGCCAAGCGGTCCGACCCGCATTGGTAGTGGCGTGCGTCCAATTAAGGTCGGACCGCTTGGCAGTCCGACCTTACATCGAATCTTAAATATCGAATTATTTTACGCTCCGGCTGGGACGATTTTTGGTTCGTGGGTGGATGGGACTTCCATGACGGGGGTTGTTGTGGTCGGCGTGACTGATGTATCAGGTGTTTGCGGTTTCGGCGTTTCACCCATCAATGCCCAAAACTCGTCTTGTTCGATTGTTTCTTTTTCGATCAAAACCTTGGCAATTAATTGCCATTTATCTTTGTGTTTGGCGATAATATCCATTGCTTCTTTGCGGGCAGTATCCAATAAATGAATAATTGCTTTGTCGATTTGGAAGGCGGTTTCTTCGGAATAATTACGTTTGGCGCTAAAATCGCGACCCAAGAAAACGTATTCTTCGTGTTCACCGTATGTGGCGGGTCCCATATCGCTCATACCGTATTCGGTGACGATTGAACGAGCCAATTCGGTGGCACGTTTTAAGTCATTCGAGGCACCGGTGGTAAGCTCGCCAAATTGTGTTAATTCCGCGGTGTAGCCACCAAGCAGGGTGGCGAGTTCGCCTAAGAACTCCGGTTTGCTGTGCAAACGGCGTTCTGTTTCCGGAAGTTTTAATGTGTAACCACCGGCGCGACCGCGGGAAACAATGGAAATTTTTCGTACGGGATCGACGTGCGGTAAGACGTGCGCGATAATGGCGTGACCGGCTTCGTGATAAGCGGCAATTTCTTTTTCTTTAGTGCTTAACATATGGCTCTTGCGTTCCGGGCCAAGCATTACTTTTTCAATCGAATCTAAAAGTTCCGTCATTTCAATTTTTTTCTTTTCACGACGAACCGTAAGAATGGCTGCTTCGTTGGTTAGATTCGCTAAGTCAGCACCGGAAAAACCGGGGGTGCGTTCCGCGACACGGCGTAGCGAAATTTCTTTCACCATTGGCTTGCCTTCGGAATGTACTTGCAAAATAGCTTCGCGTTCATCAATATCCGGTAAATCTAGTGTGACGTGACGATCAAAACGTCCCGGGCGAAGCAGAGCCGGGTCTAAAACATCCGGACGATTGGTGGCGGCGATGACAATGACACCTTCATCGGTGGCAAAGCCGTCCATTTCCACCAAAATTTGATTGAGGGTTTGTTCACGTTCGTCGTGTCCACCACCCATGCCTGTGCCACGGTGGCGACCGACCGCGTCAAGTTCATCAACGAAAACAATCGCCGGGGCGTTTTCTTTCGCTTTTTGGAATAAATCTCGCACGCGACTGGCACCGACACCGACGAACATTTCCACGAATTCCGAACCGGACATATGAAAGAACGGCACGTCCGCTTCACCGGCCACCGCTTTGGCTAACAATGTTTTACCTGTTCCCGGGGCGCCAAAAAGTAAGACACCCTTGGGAATACGCGCGCCCATAGCGGTAAACTTTTTTGGATTTTTCAAGAAGTCGACAACTTCCATTAATTCTTGTTTGGCTTCGTGCGCGCCGGCGACATCTTTAAATGTAACCTTCTTTTTTGGTGGTAAACCACCGGCTGGTTTGTCTTTGATTTGACCAAATGAAATAGCGCGAGAATTGGCGGACTGCGCGGAACGGATCATGAAGAACATAAAACCGCCCAATAATAGGAAGGGGAGTAAAGCGGGCAGAAGATTGGCCGTCCAGAAACCAACGCCCGATGGTTGTTTAACGGCAATTTCAACGCTACGAAGTTTTTCTGTGTTAACACCGAAGTTTTTCAACGAATCGGTAAGGGAAGCATCCGCTTCTTTGTTGGCAGTTTCTTTTTTACCGTCGGTTTTTTCAACTTGAATGGTATTTTGTTCGACGCTGATTTTCTTCACTTGGCCGGCATTTACTTCCGTGGCTACTTGCGAAAGTGGAACGGTTGGAATTTTTTCTGCCGGAGCGCCAAACACGGAGAAAACGGTAATTAAAATGGCTAATACTAGTAAACTGGCCCCGATATTCTTTGCGTTTAATTGGGGCGTCTTTGGTTTGGAAAATTTAATTTTTGGCATACCCAGTATATCAACTGCCAATTTGAACGAACTTTGTTCGTTCAAAAATGACAAGTATTAAGGGTGAAGTTTGGCTTAAGATAGTCATGAAATGTGATTGAAAATAATGTATTAATAAATTGGCAGTTGTATTGCTGGGATATGTCTCACGATGATAGCACTGTATTAATTGATTTTCAAGAGGGAAAAGCACGATGAAAATTTTCAATTATCAATGACCAATCATCAATGAATGTTCAAACTCCAAATATCAAACAACGACGCCGTTTTGATAATTAAGCCATTGCCTGCCAACCGAAGCTTTAGCGAAGGTTGGATAATTAATTGAAAATTGGGAATTGATCATTGAAAATTAATAAACTCACGCTTATATCAAAAACCCCGCGGTTGCGGGGGTTTTTGATGTTCTTGTGTTGTTTACTCAGCCTCTTTTTCTGCTTTTTCTTCTTCCTTGTCTTCTGTTTTCTTCGCCTTCTTCTTTGTCGGCGCTTTTTCCTTCTTCTCTTTCTTCTCGCCGGTCTTTAAGGAAAGACCGAGGCGATGTTCCACCGGTTCAATGCTAATAATGCGGAATTCATGTGTCTGACCGGGTTTGATTACTTCTTCCGGTTTTAGTGTGTCATCTTCCGTCAATTCGGAGATGTGTGCCAAACCGTGAATATCGTCATCCAGTTTTACGAAGGCGCCAAACGGTGTGACCTTCAAAACCTCACCGGTAACTTTTTCACCGACTTTGTATTTTTCTTGTACAGATAACCATGGGTCAGGGCGGAGGCGCTTAAGAGAGAGGGAAATACGGGTGCCATCGACGCCGATTACTTGGGCCTGTGTTGGCATCCCAACCTTGGCGAATTCGCTCGGATTGTCGATGCGTTGCCAGGCGAGTTCGGAAATATGGACTAAGCCTTCCAGTTCAATTTGTTTCCAATTGAATTTGACGAACATTCCAAAATCCACCACACCACTGATTTTGCCATCTACCGTCGCGCCGATACTCAAACCTTCGAGGGCAACTTGGGTCTCCGTGTTCATTGCTTCTTTTTCAGAAACGATCATCTTTCCTTCGGCTCTGTCGGCAGTGATAACGCGGACGTTAAACATTTGGCCGATGTAGCTCTTTAATTTTTCCAAAATCTTTTGTTTATCGCCACCTTCAACACGAGGATAGTGGGCGGCATTTAATTGAGAAACAGGCAAAAAACCGGTGACACCGCTGACGCGCAAGATAAGCCCACCTTTGTTGGCTTCCAAAACCTGTACAGGAAAAATTTCGCCGGACTTTTCTTTTTCGTGGAGCTCTTCCCAAGCACGTTCTTCGGAGGCGCTACGGAGAGAAAGTTCAACATAGCCATCGTCATTTTCGGCTTCTACAACCACCGCTTCGACAGGGTCGCCGATTTTAGCGTGACGGAATGTTTCTTGGGCGTCCATCAGTTCGCGACCAAAAACGATCCCGACGCCTAGGTGGCCGAGGTCGATATATAAGGTATTGGAGGCGATATCAAAAATTTTACCCTTCACTACTTCTTCGCGACGAGCTGTGCGAATAGAGTCAGGACGTTCTTGCAATAATTTGCCAAATTCGGAATTTGGCACTTCTTTTATCGAAGCCATAGTAATTTATTAAATTGTTTAAGAATAAAACATCTAGGGAAATCCTATGGGATGAGGGCGAAAAAGTCAAGGTTTTTTGTTACTAGATGTTGCTTCACAAGTCGTCGATATGGAGCGCAAATGAAAATCGGAAAATTGTCAGTATTAAGGAACCATGGTTACAATTGATCTATGAGTATTGAAAATGGTCCAAACCTTTTTAATCAGGAGGAAAAAGATCCGGAGAAAATCGAAAATGACAGTTCTGCCGAAGGAAGCTACTGGCAGATGTTTAAAGATAAATTATCCGCCCTGTTGGCAGAGAAAAAAACAACAAGCGGACCGAGTGTTAATATCAGTATGTTTTTTGCCGAGCATGTGAGCGCGGAAGACATTCATGGCTTGGATGAGCAATTTTCATCCGCCGACCTGTTTATTCCGGAAGTAGTTGATTGGACGCCTGAACAGTTGCGTCAATTTAATGAGGTTTCGTCGGGTAAAAGGGAACCATCGGATATTGCTGGTGATCAAGACGGTTTCTTGGGAGGGCAACTTCAGATGATTTATCGGTCGCATAAGCCCATTGTGTTTGTTGATCTTCCGCATGGGCATCCGTTGATTGAGCGATATGATCATCTTGCCGGGCAAGGGTTGCCGATGGAGAAAACGTTTTCAGAAACTTTGCAGAAAACCAGAGATCAGATTGCGGAATTTTCTTCGATCAATCAGGAACGAGAAGACTATATTCTTTCTCGGGTTGCACCGGCGGTTAGGGAGGTGATTGAGAAAAATTCGGTGTTTCGCGACAAAGATCAATTAAGTGTTTTAATGTTAATGGGCGCCGCTCACAGTACTTTCTATCGGGATGTAAAAAAAGCGCACGAGAATACAGCGAGAACGTTCGCTGATTCTTTTCATGTTTTTTCGCATTATTCCGAAGGCGTCAGAAGGGTTTCTTTGGGCAAAGAAATTGATGATCGGTTAGCCGGCAGTATTTGGTTGGGGATATTGCTTGAACGGGCGATCGATTATGAACTGGCTTACGTTACCGATAATTCCCAGAAAAAGACTTTATTGAGCAGAAAAATATTGTCCGAGTTTACTTTGGAAGAAATAGAAGATGTTTACAACGGGTGTCGGACTTCTGGAAAAGGCGAATACCATTTGATTGT of bacterium contains these proteins:
- a CDS encoding S1 RNA-binding domain-containing protein, with translation MASIKEVPNSEFGKLLQERPDSIRTARREEVVKGKIFDIASNTLYIDLGHLGVGIVFGRELMDAQETFRHAKIGDPVEAVVVEAENDDGYVELSLRSASEERAWEELHEKEKSGEIFPVQVLEANKGGLILRVSGVTGFLPVSQLNAAHYPRVEGGDKQKILEKLKSYIGQMFNVRVITADRAEGKMIVSEKEAMNTETQVALEGLSIGATVDGKISGVVDFGMFVKFNWKQIELEGLVHISELAWQRIDNPSEFAKVGMPTQAQVIGVDGTRISLSLKRLRPDPWLSVQEKYKVGEKVTGEVLKVTPFGAFVKLDDDIHGLAHISELTEDDTLKPEEVIKPGQTHEFRIISIEPVEHRLGLSLKTGEKKEKKEKAPTKKKAKKTEDKEEEKAEKEAE
- the ftsH gene encoding ATP-dependent zinc metalloprotease FtsH, with the translated sequence MNEQSSFKLAVDILGMPKIKFSKPKTPQLNAKNIGASLLVLAILITVFSVFGAPAEKIPTVPLSQVATEVNAGQVKKISVEQNTIQVEKTDGKKETANKEADASLTDSLKNFGVNTEKLRSVEIAVKQPSGVGFWTANLLPALLPFLLLGGFMFFMIRSAQSANSRAISFGQIKDKPAGGLPPKKKVTFKDVAGAHEAKQELMEVVDFLKNPKKFTAMGARIPKGVLLFGAPGTGKTLLAKAVAGEADVPFFHMSGSEFVEMFVGVGASRVRDLFQKAKENAPAIVFVDELDAVGRHRGTGMGGGHDEREQTLNQILVEMDGFATDEGVIVIAATNRPDVLDPALLRPGRFDRHVTLDLPDIDEREAILQVHSEGKPMVKEISLRRVAERTPGFSGADLANLTNEAAILTVRREKKKIEMTELLDSIEKVMLGPERKSHMLSTKEKEIAAYHEAGHAIIAHVLPHVDPVRKISIVSRGRAGGYTLKLPETERRLHSKPEFLGELATLLGGYTAELTQFGELTTGASNDLKRATELARSIVTEYGMSDMGPATYGEHEEYVFLGRDFSAKRNYSEETAFQIDKAIIHLLDTARKEAMDIIAKHKDKWQLIAKVLIEKETIEQDEFWALMGETPKPQTPDTSVTPTTTTPVMEVPSTHEPKIVPAGA
- a CDS encoding metallophosphoesterase; the encoded protein is MKTTRIAVISDTHLAPEGLESRSLFPHQLDKLTVTQACRLYDDLRNGIAEANTVVMSAVCQNDEKWTALIHTGDATGGWQERGLVDQSVIDLAKKCVKQLNETTHNLHFCLGGHDTGYAHPGSLPGSGMSYSSLINCVEIFGDLWWFERYNDFCLLGICSPIASYSGSDNDLLHIQERQERVVATKIAELSETPWILFAHEPFLPNKMKPLLSGASKTCKAFIHGHRHDPKFTKFIRALGTVTRDPFLRVSHTCPSVTPLWWPGCGWMEIAIEKTKMTIKSHQVPVPESIAKLPTASFWRCLWWMLRPR